Genomic window (Phacochoerus africanus isolate WHEZ1 chromosome 1, ROS_Pafr_v1, whole genome shotgun sequence):
TCTCCAGGGAAGCTTGGAGGAACCTGCTGCTCACCTGGGCTATGGTGGCCTAGATGTCACTACTTTGCCTTTAGAATAATGCTGGAGATGTGATGGGATTTAGACAGATTATGGGAGGGTAAACTCTAGAACATTTTACAAGTATAAATGCAcctacaaacaaaaatgaattgagttaattttgaaacaattttgaTTTGGTTGACTTAAAAGTAGAATATCCATAGGTTGTCCACTGGAGTAGAAGAAAATCCTGACAGATTTGTCCTTCTGTTTAcctctgtctctgtttcctcatgtcTCAGTAGTGTTtcccactttgtttttttttcatatatgtccATATTGATTTCCTATTGCTTTAGAATTTAATTaagttttctttactttttttattattatttctccaataaaattttttttcctactgtatagcatggtcacccagttacacatacatgtacatattctattttctcccattatcatgctccatcataagtgattagatatagttcccagtgctaaatagcaggatctcattgctaatccattccaaagcaatactttgtatccattaaccccaagctcccaggccatcccactccctccctctcccccttggcaaccacaagtctactctccaagtccatgacgttttcttttctgtggaaaggttcatttgtgctgtatcttagattccagatataagcaatatcatatggtatttgtctttccctttctgacttaacttcactcaggatgagagtctctagttccatccatgttgctgcaaatggcattatttcattcattttttatggctgagtagtattccattgtgcgtatatacaccacatcttcctaacctaatagcctgtcaatggacatttgggttgtttccatgtcttggctattgtgaatagtgctgcaaggaacatgcgggtgcatgtgtcttttttaaggaaagctttgtctagatatatgcccaagagtgggattcctgggtcatatggtagttctatgtatagatttctaagctatctccatactgatctccatagtggttgtaccagtttacactcccaccaaccatgcaggagcgttcccttttctccacaccccctccacatccacttgttatttgtagacttataaaTAATGgtcaatctgactggtgtgaggtggtatctcatggtagttctgatttgcatttctctaatagtcagggatgttgtgcattttttcatgtgctcgttggccatctgtatgtcttccttggagaaatgtctattcaggtcttttgcccatttttcaattgggttgttggcttttttgctgttgagttgtataagttgcttgtatattctagagattaagcccttgtcagttgtatcgttcgaaactattttctcccattctggaagtggTCTTTTTGAAATTGTTAAACTTTCTACATTCTCCATGTTTCATGCTCTCTGAAACTCCcttcaacatttttatattttcttaattttttagtttGAAGATACTCTTTGGAACAATCTCTCATTGTTTCTTCAGGAATCTCTATTTTTAATCTGTTCACTGAGTTCAAAGTTACTCCTAGACTGTGGTATTTATATACTCTCAGTAATGGATGTGGCACTTTACAGGGACATCCTTTCCATATTTGAACCCCCTCATTTACTTCGTGTAACTCAGTAATTCTTTTTGTAATTTCAGTTAACTAACTCCCTTCATCTTATATTTATgggtgaattcatttttttttacagttataTGTCTATAAATTACATCTATGTTGCAAATATTCTGATGGTGTGGAATTAATGTCTGTTTCATCATGGCCAGTGAAGCCTATCTTGTTTTCTCTGGCCATAACTACCTGCACTTCCACTCCTATTTTGACTGGGGAATGTTTTCTTCCTGGAGTGAGAATTCCAATTCTTGTCTTCTGCTATTTGTGCCAATTGTCAACCTTTTAAAGATTGCTTCTCTATCACACCATTGATTCTCACTCTCTaacatattttcccattttaataattatttccagttttcttaCTATTAGCAGTGCTTTCTATATCCACTCTAGGGAAGCCGAATAAAAGCAAGTCAAAAAGATtgagagagatgaaaaagaatgGGCATAATCTTGAACAAAtttatgcccactctcaccagttattcaacatagtattggaagtcctacccacagcaatcagataaacaaaagaaaaaaaaaggcatacaaataggaagagaagaggtaaaactgtcactgtatgcagatgacatgatattatacatagaaaaccctaaggaatcaacccaaaaactacttgaactgatcaataaattcagtaaagtagcaggatataagattaacattcagaaatcagtcgcagttctgtatactaacaatgaaatattagaaaaagaaacaaaaatacaataccttttaaaattgcaccacaaaaaatcaaatacttgggtatacacctgaccaaggagataaaagacttatattctgagaactataaaacattaatcaaagaaattaaagaagatgtaaagaaatggaaagaattccatgctcctggtctggaaaaattaatattgtaaaaatggccatactacccaaagcaatctacagattcaatgcaatccttatcaaattacccatgacatttttcacagaactagaacgaacaatccaaaaatttatatggaaccataaaagacccagcattgccaaagaaatcctgagaaacaaaaatcaagcaggaggcataactctcccaaacttcaggcaatattacaaagccacagtcatcaagacagtgtactggtaccaaaacagacatatagactaatggaacagaatacagaacccagaaataaacccagacacctaaggtcaattaatctttgacaaaggaatcaagaacataaaaagggaaaaagatagtttttcagcaagaattgctaggaaacctggacagctacatgcaaatcaatgaaaccagaacacaccctcacaccatgcaccaagataaacttgaaatggctaaaagacttaaatataacacaagacaccatcaaactcctggaagagaacataggtagaacattctctgacatttccccttacaaatgttttctcagatcagtctccaaagcaacagaaataaaagcaaaaaataaaccaatgggacctaatcaaactgacaagcttttgcacagcaaaggaaaccaaaaagaaaacaaaaagaccacttccagaatgggagaaaatagtttcgaacgatgcaactgacaagggcttaatctctagaatatacaagcaacttatacaactcaacagcaaaaaagccaacaacccaattgaaaaatgggcaaaagacctgaatagacatttctccaaggaagacatacagatggccaacgagcacatgaaaaaatgcacaacatccctgactattagagaaatgcaaatcagaactaccatgagataccacctcacaccagtcagattgacCATTAtttataagtctacaaataacaagtggatgtggagggggtgtggagaaaagggaacgctcctgcatggttggtgggagtgtaaactggtacaaccactatggagatcagtatggagatagcttagaaatctatacatagaactaccatatgacccaggaatcccactcttgggcatatatctagacaaagctttccttaaaaaagacacatgcacccgcatgttccttgcagcactattcacaatagccaagacatggaaacaacccaaatgtccattgacaggctattaggttaggaagatgtggtgtatatacgcacaatggaatactactcagccataaaaaatgaatgaaataatgccatttgcagcaacatggatggaactagagactctcatcctgagtgaagttaagtcagaaagggaaagacaaataccatatgatattgcttatatctggaatctaagatacagcacaaatgaacctttccacagaaaagaaaacgtcatggacttggagagtagacttgtggttgccaagggggagagggagggagtgggatggcctgggagcttggggttaatggatacaaagtattgctttggaatggattagcaatgagatcctgctatttagcactgggaactatatctaatcacttatgatggagcatgataatgggagaaaatagaatatgtacatgtatgtgtaactgggtgaccatgctatacagtaggaaaaaaaattttattggggaaataacttaaaaaaatgattaaacaaattTCAAATAGAATCCTGAAATAAGGGGtgtgtgcatgcctgtgtgtatatataaatacgtacatatgtgtgtgtgtgtgggactTGTTATAGAAGAGAAAGGcgtcttaattttaaatatagatgGCACAAGGGATAATCTACATACAAAAGTATAGACTGTATTGATattgaactttttcattttaattacagAGCTGGAAAATCCCTTAGAGTCACTAGTTATCTCCTCTTGCCTCAAGAGTATTTGACCATTGAATCTTTTCACATATGTACAAATTAATATCCCATGAATCTCTGTTAGACGTCTTGAATCATTTTGCCTCCAAACActtgtactgtttttttttctgtgatccACCATATTCTTCATCTAGTTTATCTTATCTACTTTCATATCTACAAAAATTTGAGAAgccatatacaataaaatatgtaaaaataattttagacagtgaaataaatttagagaaaagaagATGATTGGTGGCAAATAGGATGTATCtattccacaaagaaaaaaatatatacacttgtGTAATCCTTTTTCTTTACAACTAAGTATTCCCCTAGCCAATATACAGTTAAATAAATGCACAAAGAATCTTGGCTCCTCTTCTCCTAGGGGATTTCCTGGTTGGGATGAGATGGGAGTAATGACATGAAGTCATAGAATTTGTGACATTGGAATAGGTCATTAGCTTAGTGCTTTAACAACATGGTGAATTCACCCATGAATATGAGATGAAAGGCATCTTTCATCTGCAATTACAGAAAATATTGAATTACACATATGGGAATGAGAGATTACAAGCATGAGAAAGGTGACTGTGTAGAATGCCACACCCATGTCTGAGAGTATAAAAACACCCCAGTCCAGGAGGGACATTAAACCTCAAAATCTCTTCCTTGTCACTCAGCTGCACTCACATCTCCTCTCAAGATGTCCTACAACTGCTGTTTTAGAAActtctcctcctgcttccttcGGGATCATCTGCGCTACTCAGGCTCCTCATGTGGCTCTTCCTACCCCAGAAACCTGGTCTACAGCACTGGTTTCTGCTCTCCCAGCACATGCCAGCTGGGTTCCTCTCTCTATAAAGGCTGTCAAAAGATCCGACATGAGCCCATCAGTTGTCAGACATCTCCTGTGGTGACCATTCCCTGCCAGAAATCCTGCCACTGCCCAAGGACCTCCACACTCTACAGTCCCTGCTGGACAACTTATGCTGGGTCTCTGGGCTCTAGGTCCAGCAGAAGCTGCTCGCTGGGCTATGGATCCAGAAGCTGCTACTCACTGGGCTGTGGATCCAGTGGCTTCAGACCTCTGGCTTATAGAGTCTGTGGTTCCCCTTCcctgaggcttggatccagatTGTGCTATCCAACCCGCCTTGTCTCTAGGAGCTGCCAGTCACCATGTTACAGACCAAGCTGTGGATCTGGCTTCTACAGATCAACTTGTTGAGAATTCAGATGTTTTGAGCCATATGTCCAACCTCTAAACAGAGCATCTATCATCTTCATAATCTTCAGGAAAGTCAATGGCTCTTCACCTTTTTTCCAGTCATAAGATActaaccaaaacaaacaaacaaacaaaaaactgtctgCAATATATATTGAactaaatgattaattttattggaTGAATTAATGGATTagtaaaatgaatgaagtatATTATCAGACAAATTAGTGAATTCATGTTAACAATGATTACTGCTAATGAATTAATGTAATTCCTGttcatgtattttattcataaaatagataaaaaatcaaatgaatattATGTAATAAACTTGTTAATTCTGGCTTCCAAATATGCTGCTAATTTTATTGTTAGTTTTAACTGGCTAAGATTTGgggtattttgctttttttggtgggggtgcaTTTCAGTTAAAGTTTACCTCTGGGAGTGGAGCAAACTTTGGAAACCTAATATTGGTGAATTTAAACTAATTTATTAAACATTCTCTTCTTCAAATGGCTAATTTCTGTTATCCTTGCATTGTATGCCTAGAGTTTATGTGAATAATAATCTCAGGATTGGTGTAGAGCACATTTCAAAGGATGTGAGGCCTTGATGTTTgatggaagaaggagaaaaacaaagaacttgGAAAATACAACCAAGTGAGGAAAAATTTTAGGTTATATGGATAGATTGTACATTAGTTTAAAGTGCTTTCTTTGCTTCAGGATTGGGTGGCCCAAAGATCTATCTCCCTTCATCTCACTGAGTAATTTGTATGTAATATCTTCACAGGTGGAAAGAGGAAGTGAATTATTTTGGTGAGAATTAATTGGGTTCATGATATGTAGAGTTTCAATATCCAAGATTGAAACTAAACATGGCTGGAAAAATCAAGCCTTTCATGTCATCAGAAAttattgtttcatttgtttttcaacaTGCGTTTGAACATCTCATCCCTTCTTTCCATGTTTTATATGTCCCTTCTGATATTTTACAGGTCAAATATTTCAGAAAGCAATATAGCTCTAAGAGGGGTAACATAAGTTCTAaagtaaacaacaaaaaagacagtaCCTTTACACAGAGATAAAGAGCAATGTTGGAAAAATTTTcctacatttattatttctcaaatcGCTCTAAGACTCATGAGAAACACACAATTTATGAACTTAGTTATTTTACACTTGAGGAAATGAAGAGTCAAAGAGGATCATGTGTTCACTATAGGTCCCAGGCTTATAATGAAACCAAGATCCAGGATTTTATGATAGAGAACGACAAATACAAGGAATGAAGACACACGCAATGTGGGAGGGAATAAAGAGAATTTTGAGAAGATGAAGCAAAATGTACAAAGCCGAGAGGTACAAAGGTACTTATGTTCAGGGAATTactgaaaatcaaattaaaatttgtgtggCTTGGTAATGGAAAATCAGGCTAGAGATGATGTTAGGTCTCTACTTCATTTTTTGGATATCTTGAGTTTTGGACCCCATTAATCTTAGGATTCACCTCCTCTTATTCATACTGTTAAAATAGCTTTCCGCTTCATCACTTTCACTCTATCTTCTACCTGGTTACATGCTCTtaaattctgtaaaaaataaaccGTTTGTAAACTAGTATGTAAAATAGTCTATCATTATATCCccttattttattcaaattatattaatgtttaatatgtaacataatacaaaatatataacaaactGTTTTATCCCCTACTACAAATAAAGAAGCAGAGTGCCTGCTAGGGTTTTTTTGGGTCCTGGAACAAATATCCTCCCCAAGTAGAAATACTTCTCTGGTCAATATAGACAGATTTCTTTAGTCCAGGAACAGAAAAGGATCAGATGCAAGCAACCACACTGGTTGGGCCAAACAATCTGACAGACCATATGGTATTGGTAACATCTGtcatactgaaaaaaataaaataaaactgcaacaTGGATTTTATTACAAACCTCTGGGAATATAACAATGCAGGCAAATAAATTTGAGCACAAAGCTTTATAATCTTCAGTGGAAAATTAACATGCCTTTGGAAAATCAGATGCTGGGCTACTACTTAGgtctggaagaaaaacaaaacttgaccATGAGACAAGTGACCATGCATTTGCAGCTGTCCATCAAAAGCTGTTTTCTGTCAAAACCGCAAAGTCATAAACTCAGAAAGACTCAGCAAAATCCACCGTAAGATGGAAATAGCTCCTATGGGAAATGAGCATTAGCAGAACAAGAAAGCAGGAAACATGAGCAAAAACCCAGACCCCCGTGTCACTGACTAGCATTGTACCACCACTCCTTTCTCAGATCACATGTGTATTCATGTTGGGCATTTCAAATGACCAGCTGAAGGAGGAGTGGAAAGCCTAAGCTAAGCTTGCAAATGGGTTGCCTCATTGCATGGATAACTTTGAACACTGtggtgagaaaaatattttctccatggGTAGAATTTTATGTCCAGCACCTGATTATCCActttgtataaaaagaaaaatatggtcgttccccccaccaccccagttGATGCTATGTCTAGATTCCTAGACAGTGGCAATTGACCTGactgtcacgagacatgtttttccaatcttcttgcttgattatccacccatagcccctcctcatgtgatctcatcaaaagagtaaaataaaagtggtgtggttttttgaggcagggctcttggttatacagaccttgagtcccctggttcccacctttactatctctgttttgttttgtgttggttttttccttaagttccacagcacccattcttcagccccatcctgctaaGCTGGTCTCGGCAAGTGGCACCCAACATGTGGTGGGCAAACAGGCAGGTGCGAAGAATGAAGGACTGAGACTACAGCAagaatttttattcattgtaaGTGCTGTGGagcctgagaagaagggaggaattttgtgCAGCCACGCTAAAGAAATTCTTCGGATAcgttccctctctcaggtatttatgGGGTAAAATGGGAAGTAAGGTAATTGCAGGAAACTATagtccttacatttgtttgttaagacaactccttaaaaaagggggtgcaaaaataagtgaaagtaagcttttggaactttttcagactattgagaaatGTTGTGATTTGTTTCTCAAATTAGAAATGTTagatttaaagatatgggaaagcataggaatggaacttaggatattgcatgatgagggTGTTTCAGTTCCTGTGTCTATTTGGAGTACCTGgagcttaattaaatcagttttagaacctcTAAAGACTACGAAGGacttagaggaggaagaaggggagttgCACCTTTGTTGGAGGAACCTAAACatgcagtccctgaacaaaattatcacAGAGAATATTTGGTTCCTGAGCCTTCAGCTCcaattgttgattctgatattcctcaatTGCCTCCTATTAGGAGTGAGTTGATGAGGACTCATCAAGCCTCTACCTCTAGGGTTACAAAGAAAATGAGCATTATCCCTGAACACCAtctatcatccattcaacaggggATATTACAGGCTTGAAAGGAAGGTGATTTGGATGCCATACAtttagcctttccagtaactgtcagggagacagcAGTTCCAGGCATTGATCCCaccaaccctgatggagtttatgagttcattcatgagccctttccttttaaaattcttaaagaattaaaacaagccattcaaaactatggtgttaattctcctTTTACAAAAAGAATCatgcagggagtagctgaaggaaattgtatgattcctgctgattgaCATAACTTAACCCAtgctgtgctatcacctagtgaatatttacaatttaagtcttggtggcaagaCCATGCCCAAACTACTGCTAATTGTAATCAGGCTCAaaatcttccaattacaatggaGCAGATGTTAGGAATTGTtccttggagtaatcttcaagatcaaaTGAGAATGAATGATTTAGCTATTGAACAGATTAGGCAATGTTGCTTGAtggcatgggataaaattgaatctaagggtcaaataaatacttcttttcaaaagatcctacaaggcccaaaggaaccttatactgaatttctggctcatttacaagaggcattaaaatgacaaattactaactctgaggtgtctgaCACTATTTTCcaattgttagcatatgaaaatgcaaatactgattgcaaaaaggccataggatttttaaaagaaaaagctaataTTGCTGAATATATTAAggcctgtcagggagtggggacagaGTCCTTTAAGGCCACAATGTTAGCCTAAGCAATGGCTAATTTTAAGCCTCTCAGTCCAAATAGTTACAGGCTGGAGTGTGGAACCAGTTAATATGGGGATGCCTGACAGGACTTTATGTAccttcaagagaatgaaaaatcaaattcattggAATATATGCAGGGCTACGGAGGGGGTCATACTGCTTAATGGTTCCTATGGAAATGTATGGGATTGGTCCCCTAAGGGGAAGCTGATTTCTGTCTGTATGAGCCATCAACCTCTGTGTTCTGTTAATGACTGTCTTGGACAGTCTCCAGCCAATCAGGCcaacaagaataaaaagaaaaaatagaaaaaaaaaagaaaaaaaaatatatatacataatgtctTCGAAACTGCTCAAATCAAAGCTGGGGCAGATGAAGGGAATGATGCTATAAATGCCAGAGGCAAGTTAGAAGAGATAGAACAAGATTCCCCACAGGGTGTCAGGTGGTTTCTATGAGTGATCCCAGTTGGTTTGTTGATGAAGGAGATAACCACAATTGGCACAGAAATCATTTTGTTACTTGTATAAGAGAGGGATTAAAAGCCTTGCGAGTAAagcccattaaaaactattggaggtttactaggggaacaagagagtccatcaactttcttagaaagactcagaaaggcattgagaaaacatataccaaggaacccagaaacaatggaaggccaaataattcttaaggataaattcatagctcaatcggtgccagatatatggagaaagctctaaaaattggcttttggctctgatcaggacctggagcacctcctcagagtagcaaCTCAAATATGTTATAATTGGGGCCAGGAAGAATgcaaggagaacaagaagagagacagagaaaaagcagAGGCTTTACTTACAGCGCTACAGGGAGTCAAActgggagtttccaaggtgagaggactagggcagagacctatgcccAGAGCCtatttcctctgtggaaaagagggatCCATTAAATGGGAA
Coding sequences:
- the LOC125113566 gene encoding keratin-associated protein 13-2-like; translated protein: MSYNCCFRNFSSCFLRDHLRYSGSSCGSSYPRNLVYSTGFCSPSTCQLGSSLYKGCQKIRHEPISCQTSPVVTIPCQKSCHCPRTSTLYSPCWTTYAGSLGSRSSRSCSLGYGSRSCYSLGCGSSGFRPLAYRVCGSPSLRLGSRLCYPTRLVSRSCQSPCYRPSCGSGFYRSTC